The Mercurialis annua linkage group LG2, ddMerAnnu1.2, whole genome shotgun sequence genome contains a region encoding:
- the LOC126666654 gene encoding uncharacterized protein LOC126666654: MSLISLILCGVSVLLSTENFMAFSNLLKSHIQTFETPNFSSPFLQHQKPQFFSFLPFPKTHNQTSYTSLHITSALSSSTPPSSKEEAILQAKTCLSTTLEKPLNNPKLAGKLKKLKQPRFQVEIPIIDDSPASLSQLAFDLFNNVSVKRKGSNVKILIIWPNSNSKNAGIESFRSHSSRNIEHADIVSVINSNGRSLTFDSVEVAVFLAPDISQISSIKTISENLYPKPVVILNPKWGYGEENDFGELHGFIGSFEVIYSFLGLEVQGILSKRKGVVFKCVRDGIVSGEKWTILVEEEGGELKVVSKFKIRPSIGEVETVLYNLMAINSPITKSAKFLKDLVSNVTGKK, encoded by the coding sequence ATGAGCCTCATATCTCTTATCTTGTGTGGAGTGAGTGTTTTGCTGAGTACCGAGAATTTCATGGCTTTTTCCAATCTTCTCAAATCCCATATACAAACCTTTGAAACTCCaaacttttcttctccatttctGCAACATCAAAAACCTCAGTTTTTCTCATTTCTACCATTTCCTAAAACTCATAATCAAACTTCTTACACCTCTCTACACATCACCTCTGCCTTATCTTCCTCTACACCACCTTCCTCCAAAGAAGAAGCCATTCTTCAAGCCAAAACCTGCCTCTCCACAACTCTAGAAAAGCCTCTCAACAACCCTAAACTCGCCGGAAAGCTCAAGAAACTTAAACAACCTAGATTCCAAGTCGAAATCCCGATCATCGACGACTCGCCCGCATCCCTTTCGCAACTTGCTTTCGATCTCTTCAACAACGTCTCCGTTAAACGGAAGGGATCCAACGTAAAGATTCTAATCATTTGGCCGAACTCAAACTCGAAAAACGCAGGTATTGAGTCATTTCGATCTCATTCGTCGCGTAATATCGAGCATGCTGATATTGTTTCAGTCATAAACAGTAATGGAAGATCATTAACATTTGATTCTGTTGAGGTAGCAGTGTTTCTAGCACCAGATATTTCACAAATTTCATCCATTAAAACTATTTCTGAAAACTTGTATCCAAAACCAGTAGTGATACTAAACCCTAAATGGGGATATGGGGAGGAGAATGATTTTGGTGAGCTGCATGGATTTATAGGGTCATTTGAGGTGATTTATTCATTTTTGGGATTGGAAGTTCAAGGCATTTTGAGCAAGAGAAAAGGAGTGGTTTTTAAATGTGTGAGAGATGGGATTGTAAGTGGTGAAAAGTGGACAATTCTTGTTGAGGAGGAAGGAGGGGAATTGAAAGTGGTTTCAAAATTCAAGATTAGACCATCAATTGGTGAAGTTGAGACTGTTTTGTATAATTTGATGGCTATTAATTCTCCTATTACAAAGTCTGCTAAGTTTTTGAAGGATTTGGTGTCTAATGTAACCggaaaaaagtaa
- the LOC126669484 gene encoding transcription factor ILR3 — MVSPENTNWLMEYGLIDDIPVPGFSWPVQTLNGSSNVSAEIDGSFGDVDTHKDSSSKKRGRSESCSASSSKACREKLRRDRLNDKFLELGSILEPGRPPKTDKAAVLIDAVRMVTQLRGEAQKLKDSNSSLQEKIKELKTEKNELRDEKQRLKVEKEKLEQQLKVVNAQPSFMPPPPAMPAAFAAAQGQATGNKLVPFIGYPGVAMWQFMPPAAVDTSQDHVLRPPVA, encoded by the exons ATGGTGTCACCGGAAAACACGAATTGGCTGATGGAATATGGGCTGATCGATGATATACCTGTTCCTGGCTTCTCTTGGCCTGTGCAAACCCTAAATGGTTCTTCTAATGTCAG TGCGGAAATTGATGGATCGTTTGGGGATGTTGACACCCATAAGGATTCCAGCTCCAAGAAGAG GGGCAGATCTGAATCATGTAGTGCTTCTAGCTCCAAAGCATGTAGGGAAAAGCTGCGGAGGGATAGATTAAATGACAA GTTTTTGGAATTGGGCTCTATCTTAGAGCCTGGAAGGCCCCCTAAAACAGATAAGGCAGCAGTTCTAATTGATGCTGTCCGAATGGTGACTCAGTTACGAGGTGAAGCTCAGAAGCTGAAGGACTCAAATTCTAGTCTTCAGGAGAAGATTAAAGAATTGAAG ACTGAAAAGAATGAGCTTCGAGATGAGAAGCAGAGGCTGAAGGTGGAGAAGGAGAAGTTAGAGCAGCAGCTGAAGGTTGTGAATGCACAACCGAGTTTTATGCCTCCTCCTCCTGCAATGCCTGCAGCATTCGCTGCTGCTCAAGGCCAAGCAACGGGAAACAAGTTGGTGCCTTTCATTGGTTATCCAGGAGTAGCCATGTGGCAGTTTATGCCGCCTGCTGCCGTGGATACCTCTCAAGATCACGTGCTTCGTCCTCCTGTTGCTTAA
- the LOC126670022 gene encoding thioredoxin-like protein CXXS1 — protein MVKHEEMKKCRVMKVESEESWNFFITRGCPIAVHFTASWCMPSVAMNCSFEELALSYQDILFLTVDVDEVKGVAAKMEVKAMPTFVLMSKGCVVDKVVGANPDEINKRLAQFIYSIRSSKT, from the exons atggttaaACATGAAGAGATGAAGAAGTGCAGAGTGATGAAAGTAGAATCAGAAGAATCATGGAATTTCTTTATTACTCGAGGCTGTCCT ATTGCAGTACACTTTACAGCTTCTTGGTGCATGCCTTCGGTGGCCATGAATTGTTCCTTTGAGGAATTAGCTTTGAGTTATCAAGATATTCTGTTTCTTACTGTGGATGTTGATGAGGTCaag GGAGTGGCTGCAAAAATGGAGGTAAAGGCCATGCCCACATTTGTGCTAATGAGCAAAGGATGTGTTGTTGATAAGGTTGTGGGTGCCAATCCTGATGAGATCAACAAAAGGCTTGCTCAATTTATTTACTCTATTCGTTCATCCAAAacctaa